A region of Lycium barbarum isolate Lr01 chromosome 1, ASM1917538v2, whole genome shotgun sequence DNA encodes the following proteins:
- the LOC132610212 gene encoding uncharacterized protein LOC132610212, whose translation MEDMLSRVLKKVESTDSFCKETTDEMKSMGKVLSSHSTSIKQLKSQLSQISAILNQRQNGTLPSDTVANPKNDGDHKCHAITTRSGKTIREEKLVKDKLVVDDEDIIKEPIDIEEEVTPKKKQVSIEKPIIIEEVPKNDEASKSKETVKKVPRALPSVPKSPPFTQRLAKKADDGKFIKFVENLKQLSINIPLVEAFEQIAGYAKFMKHLVTKRRQTSFGTRDITHHCSSIIMKALVQKKEDPRAFTIPYTIGAYKFAKVLCDLGTSINLMLLATFNKLCLLTPQPIKMRLLMADRTVKKPIGILFDVLVRVDCFIFSADFVILDYEVDFKVPIILGDHS comes from the coding sequence ATGGAGGATATGCTATCAAGAGTATTGAAAAAAGTGGAGTCAACTGATTCCTTTTGCAAGGAAACAACAGATGAAATGAAAAGCATGGGGAAAGTTTTAAGTTCTCACTCAACTTCCATCAAGCAATTGAAATCACAACTTAGCCAAATCTCGGCTATTCTAAACCAAAGACAAAATGGCACACTCCCTAGTGATACGGTTGCAAACCCAAAGAATGATGGTGATCATAAATGCCATgcaatcactactaggagtggcaagACAATTAGGGAAGAGAAGTTGGTGAAAGATAAATTGGTTGTTGATGATGAGGATATTATTAAAGAGCCTATAGATATTGAAGAAGAAGTTACTCCAAAGAAGAAGCAGGTTAGTATTGAAAAGCCCATTATTATTGAAGAAGTGCCGAAAAATGATGAAGCTTCAAAAAGCAAGGAAACGGTAAAGAAGGTACCAAGGGCTTTACCGTCTGTTCCAAAGTCTCCTCCATTTACTCAAAGGCTAGCAAAGAAGGCGGATGATGGCAAATTTATAAAGTTCGTTGAAAATTTGAAGCAACTTTCTATCAACATCCCATTGGTGGAAGCCTTTGAACAAATAGCGGGGTACGCTAAGTTTATGAAACATCTTGTCACCAAGAGGAGGCAAACTAGCTTCGGAACAAGGGATATTACACATCATTGTAGCTCCATCATTATGAAGGCTTTAGTTCAAAAGAAGGAGGACCCCAGAGCTTTCACTATTCCATATACCATTGGGGCGTATAAATTTGCCAAAGTGTTGTGTGACCTTGGTACAAGTATCAATTTGATGCTGCTTGCTACATTCAACAAGTTGTGCTTGCTCACTCCCCAACCCATAAAAATGAGGTTACTAATGGCGGATCGAACCGTGAAGAAGCCGATTGGAATTCTCTTTGATGTGCTTGTGAGGGTGGACTGTTTCATATTTTCGGCCGACTTTGTTATTTTGGATTATGAGGTTGACTTCAAGGTCCCCATTATCTTGGGCGACCATTCCTAG
- the LOC132632686 gene encoding protein BPS1, chloroplastic-like, protein MSRPQEPHRPFLPFGNPFKFILPKGSYLSPKLLALLNAFEESLMERVKSLKPVDKEDILTLSWMTQAISTLCAIHTDVKTLITELELPVCDWDDKWIDVYLDNSVKLLDICIAFSSDISRLNQGHLYIQCGLHNLDGTSNQFMKARSSLDGWKQHINSKNPRLENCFAILDSLTESLNLPKIKNSAKGKVLMRAMYGVRVVTVFIFSMFAVTFSGSKKELKDLEVNETCLWTEAFVDVRDFIREEIRSIYSSGRITALKELEVVDTSVKKLYPLIQDGVVDPNEAEQLQVLTLHLTEKAEKLSGGLELLAKEADRFFHILLTGRDSLLCNLRIGSSVSNQAQVNNVERKEVR, encoded by the exons ATGAGTCGTCCACAGGAACCACACCGCCCTTTTCTCCcatttggaaatcctttcaaattTATATTACCTAAGGGCTCGTACTTGTCTCCTAAGCTTCTTGCTCTGTTGAATGCCTTTGAGGAGTCATTAATGGAGAGGGTTAAGAGTCTCAAACCGGTAGATAAGGAAGATATCCTCACTCTATCATGGATGACACAAGCAATAAGCACACTTTGTGCAATTCACACAGACGTGAAAACTCTCATTACTGAACTTGAACTTCCCGTATGTGACTGGGATGACAAGTGGATAGATGTGTACTTGGACAACAGTGTGAAGTTGCTCGACATTTGCATTGCTTTTAGCTCTGATATTTCAAGGCTCAACCAAGGCCACCTTTATATTCAGTGCGGCTTGCATAACTTGGATGGAACCTCAAACCAGTTCATGAAGGCTCGTTCATCATTAGATGGATGGAAGCAGCATATCAATTCAAAGAACCCAAGACTGGAGAATTGTTTTGCCATCTTGGATAGCCTCACCGAATCATTGAACCTACCGAAAATCAAGAATTCTGCAAAAGGGAAGGTTTTAATGCGGG caatGTACGGAGTGAGGGTAGTAACTGTATTCATATTCAGCATGTTTGCTGTCACTTTTTCCGGTTCTAAAAAGGAGTTGAAAGATCTGGAGGTTAATGAGACTTGTTTGTGGACCGAAGCGTTTGTTGATGTCCGTGATTTTATTCGTGAGGAGATCAGGAGTATATATTCAAGTGGAAGGATCACAGCACTGAAAGAGCTTGAAGTAGTGGATACAAGTGTGAAGAAATTGTACCCTCTCATACAGGATGGAGTAGTAGACCCTAATGAAGCTGAGCAGTTGCAGGTCTTAACTTTACATTTGACGGAAAAAGCAGAAAAACTTTCAGGAGGATTAGAACTGCTAGCTAAGGAAGCAGATAGATTCTTCCATATCCTTTTAACTGGACGCGATTCTTTGCTCTGTAACCTTAGAATAGGTAGTAGTGTCTCTAACCAAGCGCAAGTGAACAACGTAGAAAGAAAAGAGGTGAGGTGA
- the LOC132610221 gene encoding uncharacterized protein LOC132610221: MVTSLTSQGQTCLKNVINLSWDCIIIFKTYNLLQNTQKPTHIIQKLLSTHPTTPTTPFYFKKKKKAIPQAAKQKKPATTPTIAAAARSSSKSLLFLIVAATHFSLSPLLLLLYSFSDKMTPVKRKGEKPTEGESSKRAKVQTPLDKLVTAICQLTNLEERVSETGASEREETHETFVGHEEESDKNEQSKEQHEDKEDEGDDEVDKDEETREERDEEEGDEGDEGGEEDAETEKDPNRPSIDEVVKSFSIEKYSVTMPLNGNNDLSGDFVVRSSMGKSFDTFRGILRQQGLENFFRASFFELYLYFA, translated from the exons ATGGTGACAAGTTTGACCAGCCAAGGTCAAACTTGTCTTAAAAATGTGATTAACTTAAGTTGGGACTGCatcataatttttaaaacttataatcttttacaaaatacacaaaagcccacacacattatacaaaaacttCTTTCAACCCATCCCACGACCCCAACTACTCCAttctatttcaaaaaaaaaaaaaaggcaattcCTCAGGCGGCAAAGCAAAAAAAACCGGCGACCACCCCCACCATTGCTGCTGCTGCTCGTTCCTCTTCAAAATCACTGCTCTTCCTTATCGTTGCTGCTActcatttctctctctctccattgcTGCTGCTTCTCTATTCATTCTCAG ATAAAATGACTCCAgttaaaagaaaaggagagaaacCAACTGAGGGAGAAAGTAGTAAAAGAGCCAAGGTGCAAACACCATTAGATAAACTTGTGACTGCTATTTGTCAATTAACAAATCTAGAGGAAAGAGTTAGTGAAACTGGGGCTTCAGAAAGAGAGGAAACCCACGAAACCTTTGTTGGGCATGAAGAAGAAAGTGACAAAAATGAACAAAGTAAAGAGCAACATGAAGATAAAGAAGATGAAGGAGATGATGAAGTAGACAAAGATGaagaaactagagaagaaa gagatgaagaagaaggagatgaaggGGATGAAGGAGGTGAAGAAGATGCAGAAACTGAAAAGG ATCCCAATAGACCTTCCATTGACGAGGTCGTCAAGAGTTTCAGTATTGAAAAGTACAGCGTGACGATGCCACTGAATGGAAATAATGATTTGTCCGGTGATTTTGTGGTCAGATCAAGCATGGGCAAGAGTTTTGACACCTTCAGGGGAATTCTTCGGCAGCAGGGGTTGGAGAATTTCTTTAGGGCTAGTTTCTTTGAGCTCTATTTATATTTTGCCTAA